The nucleotide sequence CCTCTTTCTTCATTAGCATCAATGCTAAATGGATAACCCGCCCAAAGAACAGTTAGTTGTGGATAGCGGATTAGTTTTGAATAAGCTAAATTTCCACCAAATTCTGTTGCATTAGGTGCTTGTTTTTCCACTGCTGTATGCATATCTAAATAATCAGGAAAATTCTTTCCCCAATAATCAAAAGTAGGGTTTTCATCGCCAAGTTTTACAATTTCTTGAGAAATGATTCCACCTACTGAATCATTTGTTTTAGCTGTGATATCTTGATTTAACCACAATACGCCCGCAATAGCCACTATAGTAGCACTTATAGCACTATATAAAATGCCTTTATTATTCATTAATTACTCCTTTCATTTAAAATCCTCTCTTATGACCAACACCTTGGTGACAAGATACACAACTTAAGGAATTATCTTTATGTGGATCTAGAGTAGGGTTGATAGTGTTGCTCGCAATTTCTTTATGACATTCTATGCAGTTATTTTGGACTATTTCTTTACTTTTTGCATTTGCACTTAAATGTGTAGGTAAAGAATCAAGTTTAAAAGTAAATGCATAAGCATGTCCTAAACCACTTTGAGCTTTAGCAATCCATTTTTCAAAAAAGCTATGTGGTAAATGACAATCATTACAGGTTGCTCTTGGTTTACCATCAACTTCTTTAGAGTGTGAAGCTTTTAAATAATCATTATAAACTTCGTTCATAATATGACAATTATTACAGCTTTCACTAGCATCGCTAAAATAAGAAGTGCCTTTAGCATTATGGAAAGTATACATTCCAACTCCTGCTAAAATTACAAGCAAGAAGAGGAAAACAGCAAAAAGTTTTGAGTTTGCTTTTTTCAAAGTCTCTCCTTTGAATGAAGTTTAAGTTACAAGAACTTAAGTATAATTATATTATCTATAAAATCTTAAAAAGTAAATATAAATTTATTATTTATTTATAATTTTTTTAATAAGATAAAAAAAGTATTATTTTTTATATAAATTTATTTACTATTATAAAAATAAAATAAAATTTAATAAAAGAAATACTAAAATATTACATACTAGAAAATAAGGCAGGTGTATTATGCAAATTCAACCATCAATGTATATTAATAGAGAACTTTCTTGGCTTGCATTTAATTCCCGTGTTTTAGATCAATGTTCTAAAGATCTTCCTTTGCTTGAAAAACTTAAATTTATTGCTATATATTGTACAAATTTAGATGAGTTTTATATGATAAGGGTAGCTGGATTAAAACAGCTTTTTATAGCAGGAATAAGCACAGCAAGTAATGATGAAATGACCCCACTTGCACAGCTTAAAGCTATTAGAAATTATTTACATGAAGAAAAATATGTAGTAGAGCAGTATTTTACTAAAATAACTCAAGATTTAGAAAAAGAAAATTTATTTATTCGTTTATATGAAGAACTTGACGAGGATTTAAAACAACAATGTAATGAGCATTTTTTTTCTAATATTTTTCCTGTGATAGTGCCTATTGCGGTTGATGCAACTCATCCTTTTCCGCATTTAAATAATCTTTCGTTTTCTTTAGCGGTAAAGCTTTGTGATCCTATGCATCCTGAACTTTTAAAATTTGGTATGATACGTATACCTAGGGTTTTACCAAGATTTTATCAAGTAAGTTCGAATATTTATGTGCCTATAGAAAGTATAGTGCGTCATCATACGGAGCATATTTTTCCTGGCTATAAGCTTTTATCTTCTGCTGCTTTTAGGGTAACTAGAAACGCAGATATGGAGATAGAAGAAGAAGAAGCTGATGATTTTATGTTGATTTTGGAGCAGGGTTTAAAGCTTCGTAGAAAAGGTGCTTTTATACGCTTGCAAATAGAAAAAGGCGCAGATGAGCAGTTGATTGAATTTTTAAGTTCTCATATGAATATTTTTCATAAAGACATTTATGAATACAGCATACTTTTAAATCTGCCATCACTGTGGCAAATCATTTCTAATAAAGAATTTACACACTTACTAAACCCTGTGTATACACCAAAGATTTTACCACCTTTTGGAGATAATGTATCTATTTTTAGTGCAATTGATAAACAAGATATATTGGCTATACAGCCTTATGAGAGTTTTGAGCCTGTATATCAATTTATCAAAGAAGCAAGTAAAGATCCTAAGGTTGTTTCTATAAGAATGACTCTTTATAGGGTAGAAAAAAATTCAAACATAGTCCAAGCTTTAATTGATGCAGCCAGTGATGGTAAGCAAGTTACAGTAATGGTGGAATTAAAAGCACGCTTTGATGAAGAAAATAATTTGCACTGGGCAAAATCATTAGAAAATGCAGGAGCTCATGTGGTGTATGGAATCACTGGTTTTAAAGTGCATGCAAAAGTAGCTCAAGTGATTAGAAAAGAAGGGGATAAATTAAAAATTTATAATCATTTAAGTACAGGCAATTATAATGCAAGTTCAGCTAAAATTTATACTGATGTGAGTTATTTTACTTCTAAAGAAGAATACTCTCAAGATACCACAACCTTTTTTCATATACTTTCAGGATATAGCAAAAGCCGTCGATTAAAGACTTTATCAATGAGTCCAAAGCAAATCAAAGAACGAATTTTAGATATGATAGCTACAGAAGCAAGTCATGGAAAAGATGGGGTAATCATAGCCAAAATGAATGCTTTAGTAGATGGTGATGTGATTAAAGCTTTATATGAGGCTTCAAATAAGGGTGTTAAAATAGATCTTATTGTGCGTGGAATTTGTTGTTTAAGACCTGGAGTAAAAGGGTATAGTGAAAATATAAAAGTTAGAAGTATAGTTGGAAAATATTTAGAACATGCCAGAATTTTATATTTTAAACACACTGAGCCAAATTATTTTATTTCAAGTGCTGATTGGATGCCAAGAAATTTAGAAAGAAGACTGGAATTAATGACTCCTATTTTTGATGAGCATTCGCGTGCAAAATTAGCCCAAATTTTAAAACTACAATTAAGTGATAATGATTTAGCTTATGAGTTAAACAGTGAAGGAAGATATCGTAAGATTACTTTAAATGAAGCAGAAAAAATTAATAATTCTCAACAAATTTTAGAAGAATATATTAGTAGAATTTTTAATACCTTGAAAAAAGATACTGATCATAGTAGAGCAGCACATTTAGCAACGAAGCTTTTTAGGGATAGCTAATCCTTGCTTTTTAGCAAGGATTATTTCCAACCTTCTATATAATTTTTAAGTTTTCTACCAACTTTTGGGTGTTTGAGTTTTTTTATGGCCGAGCTTTCTATTTGTCTTACTCTTTCTCTTGTGACATTTAGTTCTTTGCCGATTTCTTCTAAGGTTCTATCACTTTCATCATCCATTAAACCAAAACGCATTCTAATAACAGCTTTTTCTCTGTCATTAAGCTGATCTAAAACTTCATCAATTTGTTCTTTTAAATCATCTTTTAAAATGTGATCCATAGGTGAAATTGAAGTTCTATCTTCTACAAAATCTCCAAATTTACCATCATCTTCATTGCTAATAGGCGCTTCTAGAGAAATTGGTTCTTTAGTGATTTTAATCACTTGTTTTACTTTATCTACGCTAAGTCCTACTTCTTTAGCAATAATGCTTACATCAGGCTCTTTACCTTCTTTTTGTAAAT is from Campylobacter sp. CNRCH_2014_0184h and encodes:
- the nrfH gene encoding cytochrome c nitrite reductase small subunit translates to MKKANSKLFAVFLFLLVILAGVGMYTFHNAKGTSYFSDASESCNNCHIMNEVYNDYLKASHSKEVDGKPRATCNDCHLPHSFFEKWIAKAQSGLGHAYAFTFKLDSLPTHLSANAKSKEIVQNNCIECHKEIASNTINPTLDPHKDNSLSCVSCHQGVGHKRGF
- a CDS encoding RNA degradosome polyphosphate kinase — protein: MQIQPSMYINRELSWLAFNSRVLDQCSKDLPLLEKLKFIAIYCTNLDEFYMIRVAGLKQLFIAGISTASNDEMTPLAQLKAIRNYLHEEKYVVEQYFTKITQDLEKENLFIRLYEELDEDLKQQCNEHFFSNIFPVIVPIAVDATHPFPHLNNLSFSLAVKLCDPMHPELLKFGMIRIPRVLPRFYQVSSNIYVPIESIVRHHTEHIFPGYKLLSSAAFRVTRNADMEIEEEEADDFMLILEQGLKLRRKGAFIRLQIEKGADEQLIEFLSSHMNIFHKDIYEYSILLNLPSLWQIISNKEFTHLLNPVYTPKILPPFGDNVSIFSAIDKQDILAIQPYESFEPVYQFIKEASKDPKVVSIRMTLYRVEKNSNIVQALIDAASDGKQVTVMVELKARFDEENNLHWAKSLENAGAHVVYGITGFKVHAKVAQVIRKEGDKLKIYNHLSTGNYNASSAKIYTDVSYFTSKEEYSQDTTTFFHILSGYSKSRRLKTLSMSPKQIKERILDMIATEASHGKDGVIIAKMNALVDGDVIKALYEASNKGVKIDLIVRGICCLRPGVKGYSENIKVRSIVGKYLEHARILYFKHTEPNYFISSADWMPRNLERRLELMTPIFDEHSRAKLAQILKLQLSDNDLAYELNSEGRYRKITLNEAEKINNSQQILEEYISRIFNTLKKDTDHSRAAHLATKLFRDS